TTTCTTACCCCAATAGCAAAAAGTTCACAGCCCATATAGCAGGAAGAGAAAATCAAAAGAGATGACAACCATTTCTAGCAgaaaataggaagaaaaaaaaagaatcacaGCCATACAGGCAGACATATTACCAGAACTTGAACTCTGGAAGGCGACGTATGAAAGGCTTGAATTCGTCTGAACCTTTAGTTGGCAACAAAGGTCCATCTGATGGTTCCAGTTCAGGGTCAGCAAGAGGCGATAGAAAACCAATCAGCAAATTGAGTATGTAGATGCCCAAACCATAGGTAACAATGTAGAATCCTTGAAGATAATAAACCCGCAGGGCATAAACAAATGCTAAGACAAAGGTTCCAATCCACCTATAGGGAGCATGAGGAACAGTTTTATCTAAATAGTACTGGAAAGTTTGTGAGAGTTCATGACTCCGTTGGTTAAATGCTGCAGCTGCCGAGGCACCATCACCTCCAACTCTCTCCATAAAAACTCAACTCTACAATCCTAAAAATGCCACATAACAATGGAATAAGATCCTTATTAAAAAATTAATGGAATAAGATCAAGGGCAAAACGTCATGCTAAAAATTGTTAGGTATACATTGCCAATCACAGTGGGATCATCACCAAAGAAGCAAAAGAGTGAGAAAACTCAATTCTATCACCTTGAATGTGAATAAGAACTTCACATTAGATCAATTTATAAGAAGTTATGATAAAGCTGATTGCCTATACCGCCCATTATAGCTGGCGATCATAACAGAATGAAAGTTCCCACTTTCTTATTGCTAGCAAGTTGCAACTCCCTCAATGTAGATTACTCCTCCctttgttccaatttatgtggcaACATTACTATTTGGGGAATCAAGAGGTCTTTGACCAtgtttttcttgaaatttttgacTTATTATATTATGCAGTTTCTAAATATGTAAATTGACA
This DNA window, taken from Nicotiana tabacum cultivar K326 chromosome 4, ASM71507v2, whole genome shotgun sequence, encodes the following:
- the LOC107806558 gene encoding protein RER1A-like; protein product: MERVGGDGASAAAAFNQRSHELSQTFQYYLDKTVPHAPYRWIGTFVLAFVYALRVYYLQGFYIVTYGLGIYILNLLIGFLSPLADPELEPSDGPLLPTKGSDEFKPFIRRLPEFKFWYAITKAFCVAFMMTFFSLFDVPVFWPILLCYWIVLFVLTMKRQIMHMIKYKYIPFNLGKQKYSGKRPSASGSSPRAD